TCGACCTTTTCGCTCAGCCGTTGCCAGTATGTGGCCTGAAGGATACCAGAAGGCTGCAGCTGGGCAGTGGCAATCCAGTTTTTGTCCGAACTCGTCAACTTGGCCAGGTAGGAGACAGCCAGGTCACTGGTATCGGGGGTAGGGCGCTGGTATAGACCTTCTAGACCAATTGCCAGGTTTTTAGTGATGGACTGGAGATAGCTACCAATGTAGACACCAGTGAGATTAATTGGTGAGGGGTTAACGGCTTTAATGTTAGCACTGAAATCTGAACCATGGTAGTCGTGCTCCAGTTGAATCATGCTTTGCTCCGCTTGTTGGGACAACTGTGCGATCAAAAGTCAGAAGGGAAGGAGATGAGAGATACATTACTGACCTGTGCTTGCACCTTGAATACATTGTTAGCGTCCCAACCGTTATTAAACCTGCCACTAATACTGCCTTCGTGGTCTACTGAACCTTGAAGGAAAACCTAACAAGACATTAGCGAGTGGTTATACAGTTCAGAACGCATGACACACCTTTTGGTTGGCAAAAACAGCTCCGAAGTTGTAGGAAGAGGGAAGAGTTTGTGATCCCAAGGCGAAGGAGTGAGTCACCTGGAACAAGGGGTTCACGGAAAGACTTTTCGTCAGGTCCGCACGAGCACCGTCAAAGATATAGTTTGACAGATGGGTGCCTTCGGACTACTTGAGTAGTGCAAAGGACAAACAGAACAGTAGACATACCCTTCACTTCCTTCTGAAGATTTTCGACTGAACCAGGATGGGGGAGGCCGAGATCCTCGCGCCAGCGGGCAAAGCGGTCGTAAGCATTAAAAAAGGGGGATATAGGGTTGAAATACGAAGGAACTATAGGAGTTGAGGATTTGGAATGCACATCCTCTTCAGGTAAGAAGGTGGACGCCATAAGGACGAAGAGAGAAGTGCAACCGTGGCAAGAGGAAAATTGCGCCAAACACGAGCAATCATTACTTTTCTGGTACTTGGGTGGCGCGCACGCTTGACTTAGTGCAATTCATTTCTATCCTGTTACatgcaaaatattttattctgtctgatgtttttttgatttcgTCTACCGTAGTCTTGTCTTTAACCGGAATTGGCATTACTTGAGCGGGAGATGTTTTTTGGCGTTTGTCCTACCTGCCTGGCTGTTCCGCCATTGCCGATCTCCACCTTGTCTTACGCTCCGAATCCTCTCCGTGCAGCCGCCCAGTTCTGAATCCTGCCGATATCAAACCCGCTCCAGGTTATCACCCAGGGTGTCCAACTGATATATAAATCTCTTTGGGGCCTTGTTTTGCCCCATGTCTGCCCGTCTCCCTCAGATTTCCGGTCGGCGCTTTGCCTTCATCGTTTTCCTTCTCATAGTTTGTTGAATCAAATCGGTTTCAATAGGCTCTGCGAGCTAACTGTGCTACAGATTTCCTTCCATTTTCTTTTGACCATTCTGTTCAAAGAATATGACTCTATACCTTCGTTGTATCGAATAAGTGACCGATTTGGGTTGACGACGCAAGAAGAGGAGGCAGATATCCAAGAAACACTCTTCGAGCAGAACAACATCACTTCGATATCCTTTTTGCACTCTAATTTATCGATACACGAAGACCCTGTCTCAACCAATGCCAATGCAACTTTTGTTCTCCTCTGTCGAAATAGCGATCTGGCGGGCGTACTCGCCAGTATACAACAAGTGGAAGACCGATTTAATCGCAATCGTGGATATCCATGGGTATTGTTGAACGAGGAACCGTTCACGGAGGAGTTCAAACGGTGTGTTATATAAATCTGTGGCATCATTCAATTCTCAGACATTTTCAACATCCAGACGGGTCAGCGTGCTTGTCAATTCTTCTATACAATTTGGTCAGATTCCAGCCGAACACTGGTTTCAACCTGATTGGATAGACGAGGAAAAGGCCAAAGCAGGACGAATACGCATGATGGCACAAGGCATTATCTATGCTGGTGAGCATTGCTTCTCCGAATTTGATAGATGCACCAGTATGACCGTTATCATTAGGCAGTGTACCGTATGTGTCACCGCACTAAATTTATCTCTCCATCTAAATCTCCCATATAGATACAGAAATATGTGTCGCTTCAATTCGGGGGTACGTTCTATCTTTGGAAGCTTCGCAATGCTCCCTGTTGATCATTATGGCCTAGTTTTTCTTCCAACATGAGCTATTAAAGCCATATCGTTACTACTGGAGGTCAGTACCATATTTTGGAAAATTGAAACCGACTTTATTCATTTATCTTACAGAGTCGAGTAAGGATGAAATGACGTACTATTTTCTTGGTCTAATCGATCCTTAGGCCTGATGTGAAGTATTTCTGTGACGTTGACTACGATCCGTTCAAATTTATGGAAGAAAATCAGAAAGTATATGGTGAGAACGAATCAAAGCAATGTATTTATTGTGTCGCTGACGGAACTGCTTAGGATTCACAATATCGCTCGTGGAGTGGGAGGCGACGATACCAACTTTGTGGAGTGCAGTAAAAGGTTCGTTGCAATACATCCTAGCTCCAACGTCGTCATACTAAATTGATATATCAGAGTTCATATCTGAAAATCCACACTACGTGGACCCGAACAATTCGATGGAATTTCTCTCCGACAATAACGGTGATACCTACAATCTTTGCCACTGTAAGAAATACCTTGCAGTCGTCATTTTCTTGTTCATAATTTTTGCAGACTGGAGTAATTTTGAGATTGCCGACATGGACTTCTGGAGAGGAGAGGCTTATCAGAAATTCTTTGATTTCCTAGAAGCTAAAGGGGGATTCTACTACGAGGTACCCTGTTTTAAGATTTTACATGGAAAATATGGTCACCTAATGTTTATCATCAGAGATGGGGAGATGCACCGGTTCACAGTATAGCAGCATCGTTGTTCGCAGCCAAAGATCAGGTTCATTTCTTCCGTGATATTGGTTACAGGCACAGCCCATTCCAACATTGTCCTATTGGTGAAAAATGGGTCAAAGGAAAGTGCTCTTGCGACCCTAATGATAGTTTCGGTTTGTGCCTTTCGATTTGTGAAATTATCTTACGACTGATTTGATTGTTTGGTGGACATATTTCAGATTATGTTCAGAATTCGTGTCTCAAGAAGTATGAGGACATGTTTTGGTAACGCTTAATGCTCTCATCAGATGGTTAGAAGAAGGATGCTATCTATGTCTCTTATCTTCGCCACAGATTTGTAAATTTACTCATTTTCATCTTTAATTTATTATATTATGTTTGTAGTACTCTCTCGTTTTTATATACATAGATTCATCTATTTAGTATTAATAGACGACCTGTTGAATCAATTGAATATTATTTACTACTTCGCTGTAGAAGAAGTTATACCTAGTTGGTTCCTGCGCTGAATATCACATTAACGAAGTTACAACTCTTTGTTTTTCCCTCgctttcctttttctcccTTTTACGGACTAAGGAGATCATCAACTGCGCAATTTGCAGGACACACTGACCCAAAGCGCCAAGGATGTTTTAGGAACTGTGGTCAATGATCTGTGGCGGTGTTGCAGTGATATTTATTACGTAATGATCATAAGCAGCCTGTCAGGCTTGACGCTGACGACCAGACCATTGAACATTAACAACTGCCACCGTCACCACTGAACCACGTTTGAAATTTCTGAGAACTTTCAAGAATTTGTTGACATATTCCTAAACACACACTTTAACTCAGGCGGTGGTCCGCTGACACTATCTATTCGTATTTGCGGTGATTTCACAGAAAACATTTGCAAAAGATGATGACCCCCATGCGTTATGTCGTGGTCGTGCTGGCCCTTATTGTAAGTTTGTTTTACTGTGTGTTCGTACGAATCAGGTTCTGAATTTAGATTGGCTGTGGCTATAGATCAGTTTACACTACCTTGTTAGCTTCACAAGTGATAGCTACGGTCGCGTAACTTCTCTCGAAAGTCTCAAGAAAGCGGTTGTTGGCTCGAAGCCAGATCCGAATGTACCCCCCTATAAGGTCCCTGTATCAGATGAATACTATGTACATAAGAACACAACCTCGCCTCTCGGAAGGAAAGCAAATGCAGCTATTGTAATGTTGGGTAAGGCATGCGCTTTGACACCTTGGTGTATTTTTGCTCACAATTGTACCATAGCCCGTAACAGTGATTTGAACGGTGTCATCATTAGCATGAAGCAAATGGAGGATCGTTTTAATAAAAAATTTCAATACCCATACGTCTTTCTGAACGAACAGCCGTTTGAAGACAAATTTGTACAGTAAGTATCTTTACTTTCCTTGGCCTCAGATGATTTACATCATGCATAGGCGGGTCTCCGAACTCACAGATGCTAAAGTTCAATTTGGTCTAATTCCAAACGAGCATTGGGTTCAACCAGCAGAGATCGATGAGGAAAAAGCCACAGAATCTCGTAATAAGATGATCAAGGATAATGTCATTTACGGCGGTAGGCGAATCTCTGATTCTGGCGAGCACTTCCTCACAATTTTTTTATAATAAAGGGAGTGTACCgtaggtttttttttgctacAACCTGCTCTTTACTCTAATTGTTGCGTAGATATCGCAACATGTGCCGTTTCAATTCGGGTGTACGTGGAATGCTTCTCTTATCGTCGAACTATCAATTTAAGTGTTTTTTAGTTCTTCTATCGTCACGAACTTCTTAAACCATTCCAATACTACTGGAGGGTTGAGTGAGTTCTATATAAAATGTTTATCTATACAGTTATCTTCAATTCCAACAGGCCTGACGTCAAATTTTTTTGCGACATCGACTACGATCCCTTCTTAATCATGCAAGATCAAAACAAGTTGTATGGTGTGTAGATAACATATGGCTTACTGGTTGCACATTAAGATTCACCTTTTTCTAGGCTTTACTATATCTTTGTATGAGTATGAAGCTACTATTCCTACACTATGGAGCGCAGTGAAAGGTTGGACTACCTTTTATTCTCCTTATATTATATGTCTACAGAATCTGACAGGTCTCTAGAATTTATTCATGAAAACCCTGAACTCATTTCCCCCGACAACGCCATGTCCTTCCTTTCGGATGATGGAGGTGAAACATACAATCGTTGCCATTGTAAGTTTTGTTACATTCCATGTATTTTGCGTAATTTTGTCCTGGTTTTCATCTAGTCTGGAGTAACTTCGAGATTGCAAGCTTGGATCTTTGGAGGAGTCCTGCTTATTCTAAATTCTTCGACTTTTTGGACAAGAAAGGCGGATTTTATTACGAGGTATACTAACTGACATCCACATGATCACCAATGATACTTACACACCGCTTTTCAGCGCTGGGGAGATGCTCCAGTTCACAGTATTGGCGCCGCTCTGTTTGCTAAGAAGGAACAAATTGTACGATTATTTGTGACCAACTAAGCCCTGCCATTGATGATATCTTTTAGCACTTTTTCAATGACATAGGTTACCGACACGAGCCTTTCCAACACTGTCCTCAAGGAGATGCACACAAAAGAGGGAAGTGTTGGTGTGATATCACCCAAAATTTTGGTAAATTCTACCTCAAATCATTCAATGCTTGATTATCTGACCGTCGCTTTACCCAGACTATGAAGGTTACTCATGTTTGAACAGATACGACAAGCTATTTGGATGATACTTCACTGTATAATAGTAATATATTAGAACATACCACGATGCCGCCGCCATAGAACTTCGAAATGTCACTTTTAAAATGCAAGTTGACATTTCAAGTGCAAGTTAAGAGTAAGAGGCCAACATTCGGTATACGGTTTACTATAGGATAGATTGAGAATAGTATTGGTACTATCGCCAGGTAGGTTAACAACTGATTTAGATGGATATTATAGATGTATCGTACCGAATCATACAATCTTGTCCAATTTGAGCCCAAAGAGCTGTCAATAAGGCGATTGATGTGATCACCAATCAAGGCATGCGTCAAGGTAGGTTGGAATCGATCCCTAAGTTGATTCGCAGTCTGTTCACCGGATATTGCAAAACAAGGTAGCATGGAGTCTAGAAAGATAGATTAAGAAGGAGGCGAGTTATTAGTGCCGGAAAAATGTTAACCTTTTTGCATGAGCTCCACCAATGCTGAAGATAGTATCAGTCTGTTGGTTGGTCAATAAAATAGAAGGCATGCGCACTGATGATCCTGTCACAATGCTTTCTGGCTGCTTCAAATCCTTGTCGGAAAAGCGTTTTGAATTCAATAAAAGCAGGTCCGGTAACACCTCCAAGGACTTCGACATATTCAGGCGGAAGTTTAAATGGCGCTGCTTCAAATCCGATGTTGCCTGGGGTGTTGCTAAGAATAAAGCCAAAATCGATATGGATGAGGTGACCATCTCGGTCAATGAGGATATTTCCATTGTGCCGATCTTTGACCTGGAGGAGATACGTAACGATAGAGTACCCTTGACAAATGATCATCAACTTTTTGATGAGGTAGGTGCCAGAAGGGGGGCGTACCTGCTAATGATTTGGAGAAATTTTTTTGAGCTCTGACGAACTTGGCCGACTGGGGCTCTCCGTAGGTCTAAGAGATTGAATTGGTGTCTAGAAACCCAAAGAAGTAAGGACAACAAACCGAAACGAAATGGTCCATAAGCGTAACATGTCCAAGTCTACCGCTAGCTAGTCGTTTAGCATACTCTGCCTTCTTTATTGAGTGTATTGAGACTGCGTCTGTGATTGTTTCAACCAGACCAGACGTGGCACCGGTGATCAGGATTCGAAAGCTACGACCAATGCTTCAATCAATGTTCAATAATCGTAACAAAATTTGCCGCACTATTTTACCCAACAGGGGCATTTTTCCTCGGCCCAAATACATTGAAATTCGCGTATGAGCTGTACAGCAAGTTGTTCCTGTCTTAGGTCACCTCCTGTCTTGACTATCACAGATACACAATCCCAATTGGCTGTTATATTCTCAGCGTCTGTCTTTGTCAAATTGCGCGAAAGCAAACACGAACCCAAGTGTCCATAAGGCGATCCCTGCCGTATGCGACCCTgggtggatgaggatgaatGGTTAATTAGCATAATTATGTGATGTAAGGGGAGGGATCGACCTTTTTAGTAgcccagctttcgctgaagaCCACGGCGGAAGGGTCAACCTTGTTGAGCTCCCGACGAATGATCCCTTCATCTTCAGCGGTTTTCGAGCTCCCACTGACGACACTGCTTCTCATCATAGCCTCACCCTCGCTTCCTTTCATTCGCTccattctttcttcttccaaagccagcatctctttcaTAATGCGATCACGGATGGCAGAGGCTTCAGCACGAGGCAGCCGCATCCGGGTATGCATTGGTTGTGAAATTTCCACTGATCCACTTCTACCTATGTTTATCGTTTGAACAGTGCGCTGATCAGATAAGGGAAAGTATATTACTCACCCGTACGGTCGGAAAGGCTATCGGCACGGGATGCACTGTTTGCTCTGTGAGGATTACTCACTGATTCTCGCCCTTGGTCCGCATTTAGCTGAGCCAACATGATCGCGGCTGTACGCATTCGTTCTGAATACTCATCCAGTGAAAGGTCACGAGGGGGTTCAGATTCAGTTATGGGGAATTGTGACTGAGTGGAGGACAATGATTGTGCACGACTGATAGATGGGGTATGAACATGCTGCACTTGAGGACTTTGTCTGTGCCTGGGCTCCTCGGAATTTATGATGGGAGAAGAACGTGCCCAAGTTGCCATGTCCAATTCTCTGTTTTTCGGTGTCGGCGGTAGGACAATAGATTCTTCAATATCAACCATTCGGGAACGCAGAGGCTGATCTTCGCCATATAGTTGCTCGACTAGatcaatttcttcttcatcttgaAGGGCACtagaagatgaggatgcgGTCGTAGGTACCGCAGACATGTAAGGGGATTGACCCATTGAAGTTTGAGGTGTGCGCGCTGGCCAGTCTGAATTTGATTCTGCATCTTTTCGTGCCGCATTTGAAGTGAGGCGAAAGTCTGACCATGTACTTCTCTGACCTCCTTCTTTGGTCACTACCTTCCGAAGTATCTCTTTGTTAGCCCTTTTGTCAGGGTCAAAATCCAAATCACCGGTAAGTATTTCTATTAGAAGTAGATATGGAGCGCGTTCTGCAGAATTGAGAACCACAGCTTCACCGGGCGGTATTCGAACTATACGATGGTGTGGCTCGGTAACACCATTATTCGGATTTGGGCTGTCGGACGACGAGCACCACATTGGCATGCAAACCTTGTACGTAAGATTTAGATGGCCGTAAACTTAGGTTGAGAGAAGATGATTACCTCGGCTGGCAGTTTATGATTGAGAGCTGTTAATTCTGCACGAAGGGCAGAAACGCGTGCAGGCTTGGGTACGATCACAAGTCGATTGCAGATATTCTCAAGACTGAGCAAAAATTGAACCTTTTTGGATTTCAAAATCATAGAGCAAGGCAAAACGCGATGGACGAACCTCGGAGGAGTAATAATGCCCTCGTAGTAAATGAGTCTGGCATTGAACATCGTATTTGGACAGCAGTAAGTCAGCACGATTGATGGTCGCAGACCGCAGTGGAGTTCGAGCAGAGGCAAGGGAGGGTGAGGATTGAAATGGCATTATGGTGTTGTCTGAGTCAAGTTGACCTAATGGGTCAAGGGATTGTCGTGACTTGCGAATAGTTTGGAGATGTAGGGGTAGCGCGGGAAGAGTTTGTGCAGCGGGATTGCGCCGGCGGCCAGATATACTGCTTTTTCCAAGATCAGAATTTGAGCGTACAAGTTTAGCTGGTGGAGGAGAAGGCTCATCATCGAGGCTTGGAGGACTCTCGGATTCGTAAGTATCGTCATTAGGGAAACCACGCATGGAAGAATTTAAGGGGGCGTGTTCATCGATTTCCGGTCCTCTAAGTCCTTcaccttcttcttcggccCTGCCCTGTTCAATCGCTACCTGACCTGTAATTTCGGCAAGTTGGGGCATAGCAGGCGCACCAGCCAAAAGCACGCCTAATCCCACAAAGACAGGTTGTGCATGATGTTTAATCTTACGACGACGCGTATAGGCTGGAAGAATGAAACCTGAGTAAGGAGAAGTCGAAGGGAGTAGCTGGTCCCCAAAAACGATCTCATGGCATTTCTGTAAGACACGCTGGCATATAACGAACGAAGGAGAATCGCGATGTGACGACAGATCGTTCAAATTAGCTTGCATAAACCATAGCGTCTGGTGAATGCGTTTCAAATTTCAGCACGCAGATTCCCAAATTAAAAGAAAAACTGACGATTAAAGCAATATGAGTAGAGCGTTGTGCAATTTCTACCACGAAACACTCGAGAGCCCTGGACTTGGTTGGTCTAGTTACAAGAAGATGGCTTAATATTTCATTAGATCTTACCCACTTTACAAGGTACTAATACATACCAGATAAATCCCCAGACGTCCCGCAATTCATGCACATCCAACTCTCTGAGTCTGCGGGTAAGATAATAAGTAATTCCTATGTTGTCTGAGTATAGAAGGAGATATTTGAGAGCGACATGGACCGAAAAGAATGAAGATGAGAGAAAGAGACGCAGGAGGAGAGCATGGGAGGACATGACATCTCTCCTTCTACGTTTGGTCGGACTACTACTATACGCTGTTACAATTGACCAACTGTCGGAAGTGTCCATCATCCCGCCAGAGGGCACAATCACGTGCCACGTTTCCCATCTACAGTGTCTGCACGATGATGACACGGTGACACGTCCGCGACCAAGTTTACTACTATCGTTTCTTACACTCATTACAATAACAGCGATACAGCAAAAACCGCGACGCGCTGCATAGCTTCAGCTCGTGATGAAAAACCTTTTTTTTGCGGGTCTCTGCACTCTCCTTGCGCTCCCTTCTTTTGCCGCGACAAATACTCAGCAACAGCTCGCCCAATTAGCTGCGGCAGGAAATGGAATCATAAAGTTGAATACCGAAACTTTTGACTTGTTGACTGCACCAAAGCGCACATGGTCTGCCTCCATCCAACTTACTGCTTTAGACAGTAGGCGTCGATGCAACCCTTGCAAGTTTGTATACCTTCCCCAATGCTTGCGCTTTGGAATCTCACGGCACTGAACAGGGAATTCAATCCTTCTTGGGTTTCAGTTGCAAAAGCTTGGGCAACGGTGCCTGCTGATAAACGCAATGAACACTTCTTTGCCACCATTGACTTCGATGATGGGACTGCAGTCTTCCAGAGGGTTGGTCTGACTTGCCCACTACCGACTGTTGGGTTCTAACGACTTTTTAAAGCTCGGGCTAGCATCAGCGCCTGTTGTGTACCACTACCCTGCTACAGAAGGTCCCCGAAAACCTACTAATGGAAAAACGTCTCCAGTTAAATATGACTTCTCAGAGTATGTAGGCGTCGACCGCATGAACACTCTTTTATTGCTAATCCTGTTTCTTCAATAGAGGCTTCGAAGCTGCACCTCTCGCCCAGTACCTTTCTCAATATACTCCTACTACTATTCCCTACCGCGACCCTATTGACTGGACTCGCTGGATCACCATCGCTGTTGGCGCTGTCGGCTCTTTGCTCTTTCTCAGGTTCATCTCTCCCATTGTTCAAAGTAAATGGACATGGGCAGCTGTAACTGTCGTTACATCGCTTGTCATGACATCTGGCTACATGTTTACTCGTATCAGGAACTCTCCATTCAATGGTGGCGACGGCAGCTGGATTGCTGCGGGATACCAGAACCAATTTGGAcaagaagttcaagttgtgGCCTTCATCTGTATGCTTAATGTCGTATTAATTTTAAATGattttttctcatcttttcTCAGATGGACTATTGGCGTTTGCATTCCTTATGCTCACAATGGTTGTGCCTTTACAAACGTCACCACAAAAACAGCGTTTTCAAGTCTACATATGGACAGCAGTGATCATGATTGTTTACTCTGTCCTTGTCTCCCTGTTCAGAGTCAAAAATCGAGGTGCGTTGTCTGATGAAAAACATTTTAATAGCTGTTTTCTTAATCTTGACCAGGGTACCCTTTCAAACTGTTTTTATAACTCTGTAAAAATTCGATCGATCCCTGGAATAATAGCAGTAGCAATTTTAGGTTTATGATATTACAATCCATAAACCTCTCAAGAGCGTGATAATATATACCATTTGAAGCATTAAAGTAAGGCTTTATAAATCTACCAGAATATGAAACAATAAGGATTACATCTCGCACCGCCGGCTCTCATGCCGCTCCGCCCTCTTGTTGGAATACGTCAACATAACGACTGCGTACATTCCTTTTGGCTGCTGACGACTTTGGCCTTCCCGGAGGGGGAGGCCCTGTGTTCATCCTAGTTCCAGTTGGAGTGCTGGGTGCCGATTCGGTTGGAGGTGCCAAGTTAGAACGAATGCGCATTGGGGCTTTCAGAGGTGGCTCCGTGCTGAGATCTATCGCAGAAGCAGAACGAGGCGGTGGTGGCCCAGCTGGAGACTGAGACTTGGAGTTTGACATGCCCGGGGATGCGGTCTGAGCTCTtgaaggtggaggtggcggtgCAGCTTTTGGGGCTTCATCGGTTCCTCCGGCCTTCGAAAGTAATTTCCTATCAGACGGAGCACGTCGTTAAAGAAGATCGGAATCACCTTTTTATTAACCCATCGTTTTTGTTCCTTGTCGTAGTAAAACGACGACTCTTCACCCAGACTAGCCTTGATGGGTGCAGGTGTTGTTGACTCACTCCTCTTCCACCAGCGACCTAACCATGAACCACCGCTAGCAGCGGCTGGGGGATCTGTAGCGGGTTAAAAAGGAACATCATGGCAAtgtaacaaaaaaaatacttACCGGCTGGTTTAGGAGGGGTGGGAGTTGCTGACTTGACCGTTGCAGATACAACCTCGTTACCTTCGTCTGTGTCCGCCTTCTTAGGTTTCGGCTTCGAGTTCCCAAGGCCAagatcgtcttcatcatcctctatATGTGTTGACCGCGAAGATTGTTGTGAAACTTGTTGAGGACCAATGGCGAACGAGTTGTTATCCATCAGTGAAATGAAGCCATCGCTACTTGGCTGGATAGATGTCTCGTCTACCGACATGAAAGTAGCAGCAGTGGGAGTAGAAGACGAGGCCTCGTCAGTGGTACCCCACCAAGAAGAGCCCCCTTGCACTGGCGTCTCAGCTTCGTCTGCTGCTGTGGTATTGTACTTCGATGTATATGTATCATAGCGTGACTGGCCATTTAGACTATAGCCAGTGGGAGACGACTGGGAGGACGAGATGGAAGTAACTTCATTTGTAGGCGCAGGTGGCCTTTGTCGCATGTAACCCATCGCTGATGATGCCCGTTCGATCTGTATTTGAGAATAAGGAGAAGAAGTTGCCATAGCGGATGTCGTGCGCTGGGGAGGAAGTGAAGTTGGATTGGAAAAAGAGGGCTGTGGAGAAGATCGAGCAGAAGGCGTAGTAGAAGAAATAGTGCTGTAATGAGCAAAAGGGCCTGCGAAAGGTTGGCCTGCTGATTTAGCCTGATCATCCGTGTGACTCGGCTCGTCGGTATCCCCAGTTACTAACTTTGTAAACCTTCCTTCAAGCCATCCACCAATGGTGTCCAAGCTTGGTTTACTCAACTTGCCTCCAATCCAGGAACCACCCTTTTCGCCATGAACAACGCCCGATATTCTTTGTTGTAATCCTTGCAGTTGTTCTAAAAGTGCGGCACTTGTATACGGAGAAGTTTGGCTTAGTGAAGAGGCTATAGCTTCGCAATATCTGCTACTTCATAAACAATTTTGTCAGCAAGGCAGATGGGAAAACTGACCTATTTGCTAGCTGAATGTCACCGATTTCAGCAAGTGAGATAGCTCTTATGAACCTATAAGCTTGAAGATGGGGTAAGCCGTGGAACGGTTCATG
This Psilocybe cubensis strain MGC-MH-2018 chromosome 3, whole genome shotgun sequence DNA region includes the following protein-coding sequences:
- a CDS encoding Phosphatidylinositol 4-kinase pik1 codes for the protein MSSHALLLRLFLSSSFFSVHVALKYLLLYSDNIGITYYLTRRLRELDVHELRDVWGFICHLLVTRPTKSRALECFVVEIAQRSTHIALITLWFMQANLNDLSSHRDSPSFVICQRVLQKCHEIVFGDQLLPSTSPYSGFILPAYTRRRKIKHHAQPVFVGLGVLLAGAPAMPQLAEITGQVAIEQGRAEEEGEGLRGPEIDEHAPLNSSMRGFPNDDTYESESPPSLDDEPSPPPAKLVRSNSDLGKSSISGRRRNPAAQTLPALPLHLQTIRKSRQSLDPLGQLDSDNTIMPFQSSPSLASARTPLRSATINRADLLLSKYDVQCQTHLLRGHYYSSEVQFLLSLENICNRLVIVPKPARVSALRAELTALNHKLPAEVCMPMWCSSSDSPNPNNGVTEPHHRIVRIPPGEAVVLNSAERAPYLLLIEILTGDLDFDPDKRANKEILRKVVTKEGGQRSTWSDFRLTSNAARKDAESNSDWPARTPQTSMGQSPYMSAVPTTASSSSSALQDEEEIDLVEQLYGEDQPLRSRMVDIEESIVLPPTPKNRELDMATWARSSPIINSEEPRHRQSPQVQHVHTPSISRAQSLSSTQSQFPITESEPPRDLSLDEYSERMRTAAIMLAQLNADQGRESVSNPHRANSASRADSLSDRTGRSGSVEISQPMHTRMRLPRAEASAIRDRIMKEMLALEEERMERMKGSEGEAMMRSSVVSGSSKTAEDEGIIRRELNKVDPSAVVFSESWATKKGRIRQGSPYGHLANWDCVSVIVKTGGDLRQEQLAVQLIREFQCIWAEEKCPCWVKYFRILITGATSGLVETITDAVSIHSIKKAEYAKRLASGRLGHVTLMDHFVSTYGEPQSAKFVRAQKNFSKSLAGYSIVTYLLQVKDRHNGNILIDRDGHLIHIDFGFILSNTPGNIGFEAAPFKLPPEYVEVLGGVTGPAFIEFKTLFRQGFEAARKHCDRIITLVELMQKDSMLPCFAISGEQTANQLRDRFQPTLTHALIGDHINRLIDSSLGSNWTRLYDSYQYYSQSIL
- a CDS encoding Tumor suppressor candidate 3; the protein is MKNLFFAGLCTLLALPSFAATNTQQQLAQLAAAGNGIIKLNTETFDLLTAPKRTWSASIQLTALDSRRRCNPCKEFNPSWVSVAKAWATVPADKRNEHFFATIDFDDGTAVFQRLGLASAPVVYHYPATEGPRKPTNGKTSPVKYDFSEGFEAAPLAQYLSQYTPTTIPYRDPIDWTRWITIAVGAVGSLLFLRFISPIVQSKWTWAAVTVVTSLVMTSGYMFTRIRNSPFNGGDGSWIAAGYQNQFGQEVQVVAFIYGLLAFAFLMLTMVVPLQTSPQKQRFQVYIWTAVIMIVYSVLVSLFRVKNRGYPFKLFL
- a CDS encoding Mitochondrial import receptor subunit TOM40, which gives rise to MASTFLPEEDVHSKSSTPIVPSYFNPISPFFNAYDRFARWREDLGLPHPGSVENLQKEVKGTHLSNYIFDGARADLTKSLSVNPLFQVTHSFALGSQTLPSSYNFGAVFANQKVFLQGSVDHEGSISGRFNNGWDANNVFKVQAQLSQQAEQSMIQLEHDYHGSDFSANIKAVNPSPINLTGVYIGSYLQSITKNLAIGLEGLYQRPTPDTSDLAVSYLAKLTSSDKNWIATAQLQPSGILQATYWQRLSEKVEVAADLQVLSAPTRRDAIATLGAKYDFRVATFRAQVDSTGKVSALLEQRFVPAFAFLVSGEIDHFKNSAKVGVGVMIESTTLTPEEMGMMGPP
- a CDS encoding Glycolipid 2-alpha-mannosyltransferase 2 translates to MSARLPQISEYDSIPSLYRISDRFGLTTQEEEADIQETLFEQNNITSISFLHSNLSIHEDPVSTNANATFVLLCRNSDLAGVLASIQQVEDRFNRNRGYPWVLLNEEPFTEEFKRRVSVLVNSSIQFGQIPAEHWFQPDWIDEEKAKAGRIRMMAQGIIYAGSVPYRNMCRFNSGFFFQHELLKPYRYYWRPDVKYFCDVDYDPFKFMEENQKVYGFTISLVEWEATIPTLWSAVKEFISENPHYVDPNNSMEFLSDNNGDTYNLCHYWSNFEIADMDFWRGEAYQKFFDFLEAKGGFYYERWGDAPVHSIAASLFAAKDQVHFFRDIGYRHSPFQHCPIGEKWVKGKCSCDPNDSFDYVQNSCLKKYEDMFW
- a CDS encoding Alpha-1,2 mannosyltransferase KTR1 encodes the protein MMTPMRYVVVVLALIISLHYLVSFTSDSYGRVTSLESLKKAVVGSKPDPNVPPYKVPVSDEYYVHKNTTSPLGRKANAAIVMLARNSDLNGVIISMKQMEDRFNKKFQYPYVFLNEQPFEDKFVQRVSELTDAKVQFGLIPNEHWVQPAEIDEEKATESRNKMIKDNVIYGGSVPYRNMCRFNSGFFYRHELLKPFQYYWRVEPDVKFFCDIDYDPFLIMQDQNKLYGFTISLYEYEATIPTLWSAVKEFIHENPELISPDNAMSFLSDDGGETYNRCHFWSNFEIASLDLWRSPAYSKFFDFLDKKGGFYYERWGDAPVHSIGAALFAKKEQIVTDTSLSNTVLKEMHTKEGSVGVISPKILTMKVTHV